The DNA segment GTTTGACGCCCCAGGTCTGGAACCCCTTCTGGTGCGCGGCCACGGCGGCCAGCATGGCGACGAGGGAGCCGGCCATGGCCGCGGGGCTGACGTCCTTGTCGACCCTGCCCTTGGCCTGGAGCTCCTTGACCGATTCGGTCAGGGAGTTGGTGACGGAGTTCAGGATCTTCATGCGGATCTTGTAGAACCGCTTGTCGCCCTCCGCCGCGCCGAGGTCGACGACGCGGAGGATCGCGTCGTGGCGGCGCCAGAAGTCGAGGAATCCCTCGACGAGTTCTTCGGCCGTCTGCCAGCCGGCCTTTCCGCTCCAGGAGCGTCCGGAGACCAACTCGGTCAGCCCCGCACCCTCCTTGGCCATTTCCTCGGCGATTTCGAGGACCGCGCCCTCGACGTCGGGGAAGTACTGGTAGAAGGTCGCGGGCGAAGTCCCCGCCTTCCGGGCCACGTCGATGACCTTGACGTCCCGGTACGGCGAGGAGCTGAGCATCTCGCTGAGGCAGTCGAGCAGCTTCTGCCGCGTCGCCTGACCTCGTCGGCCGGCCACGCGGCCGTCGACGGTGCGTACTTGTCCTGTCATGCCGTCAGCTTACCGAGGGGTGATCGGAGCGCGATTCGGCCGACTGCAAATGGGGTCCGGGCTGGTCATGGGGCGGCTCGCCGAGGGGAACAGGATTGATATTGTTATCAACAGGCTGTGGATAACTTCCGTGGACAACTCCCGTAAACAATTTCGGGCTGTGACGGGCATCACTCCTGGGCGGGCTTCACCGTACAAGAGCGGCCGAGGGCGGCCAAGAGGGGCCGAGAGGGGCCGAGTGCGGCCGGTCCGGCCCGCAGGGGGCTGTGGCGGCTCCTGCCACCTGCCGCGCCTCCTGTCACAGGCCCTGCCGCGCTCCTGTGCGGGCGCCATGTCCGTATCGCGGTGAGACACCCCGATCCGCCCCCGGTTTCGCAACGAGCACGTCAGCCAGGAACAATCGGGGTGCGCACCACCGGGTGGTGCCCAGTGGTGAGACGCTGAACTCAGCTGTATTTCGCGGTCCCCCTTCCCCGGGGCCCGTACGGGGAGGTGGGAGGCGCGTGGTGGAGCAGCTGACGCAGCACGATCCGAGGCGGATCGGCCCGTTCGAGGTGCTCGGGCGGCTCGGGGCCGGCGGTATGGGGCTTGTGTATCTGGCGCGCTCGGCCTCGGGCAGGCGCGTGGCGATCAAGACCGTACGGACCGAGCTCGCCGAGGACCAGCTGTTCCGTGTCCGCTTCTCCCGCGAGGTGGAGGCCGCCCGGGCCGTCAGCGGTTTCTACACGGCCGCCGTGGTCGACGCCGACGCCCGTGCCGCCGTGCCGTGGCTGGCCACCGCGTACGTCCCCGCGCCCTCCCTCGAAGAAATAGTGAATGAGTGCGGGCCGATGCCGGCCCAGGCGGTGCGCTGGCTGGCCGCCGGTATCGCCGAGGCCCTGCAGTCGATCCACGGCGCCGGTCTCGTCCACCGGGATCTCAAGCCGTCCAATGTGCTGGTGGTGGAGGACGGGCCGCGCGTCATCGACTTCGGGATCGCGTCCGGCGTCTCCAACACCCGGCTGACCATGACGAACGTCGCGGTGGGCACCCCCGCGTACATGTCACCCGAACAGGCCAAGGACTCCCGCAACGTGAAGGGCGCGAGCGATGTCTTCTCGCTCGGGTCGACGCTGGTGTTCGCGGCGACCGGCCATGCGCCGTTCCACGGTGCGAACCCGGTCGAGACGGTCTTCATGCTGCTGCGCGAGGGTCCCAATCTGACGGGCCTGCCCGACGAGCTGCGGCCGCTGATCGAGGCGTGCATGCAGCAGGAGTTCACCCAGCGGCCCAGTCCGGAGGACCTCCAGGCCCAGCTGGCACCGCATCTCTTCGCGTCGGGCGGCGACGACAGCGGTACCGCGTCCGCCTGGCTGCCCGCCCGGGCCACCGCGATGATCGAGACCCGGCGCGGCGGCCGTCCGCCCGCGGTGCCGAGGCCGGCGAACCCCTCGCTGCCGCCGAGACCGGCGTACGAGCCGCCGCAGCCGCCGCCCCAGCCGCAGCCCCGTCACCAGCAGCCGCAGCAGGCTCCCGCTCAGCAACAGCAGGCACAGCCCCATCCCCAGCCGCAGCAGCATCAGCAGTCGCAGCAGCAACACCAGCCGCAGCAGCACCAGCAGTCGCAGACCGGATGGCGGGACGGGGCCGTACGGCTGCCCGGCGCCCAGGTGCCGATCGGTCCCGGGCCGCGCGTCGCGGAGGCCCGCGCCCACCCCGCCGAGACCGCCGGACCCGCGACCGGGTGGGTGCGCCCCCCGGGGCAGCACGGCGCGGAGGCTGCGCACCAGGCGGCCGCGCCACCCGCGCCCCGGGTGCCCGAGGAGGCCGTCCGCTGGCGGCCCTGGCGTTTCCGTATGTCGAACGACGTCTGGGGTACCCCGGCCGTCGACGGCGATCTGCTGTACGTCACCTCCTTCGAGGTGCACGCCCTCGATGTGGGCAGCGGGCGGCGCCAGTTCAAGACCAGGGACGTGGCGTGGGCGATGGCCGTCTCGGGCGGCCGGATCCACGCGTCCGACGGACCGACGCTGTACGCACTCGACGGCACGGACGGCACCGACCGCTGGCGGC comes from the Streptomyces sp. NBC_01471 genome and includes:
- a CDS encoding PQQ-binding-like beta-propeller repeat protein, which gives rise to MEQLTQHDPRRIGPFEVLGRLGAGGMGLVYLARSASGRRVAIKTVRTELAEDQLFRVRFSREVEAARAVSGFYTAAVVDADARAAVPWLATAYVPAPSLEEIVNECGPMPAQAVRWLAAGIAEALQSIHGAGLVHRDLKPSNVLVVEDGPRVIDFGIASGVSNTRLTMTNVAVGTPAYMSPEQAKDSRNVKGASDVFSLGSTLVFAATGHAPFHGANPVETVFMLLREGPNLTGLPDELRPLIEACMQQEFTQRPSPEDLQAQLAPHLFASGGDDSGTASAWLPARATAMIETRRGGRPPAVPRPANPSLPPRPAYEPPQPPPQPQPRHQQPQQAPAQQQQAQPHPQPQQHQQSQQQHQPQQHQQSQTGWRDGAVRLPGAQVPIGPGPRVAEARAHPAETAGPATGWVRPPGQHGAEAAHQAAAPPAPRVPEEAVRWRPWRFRMSNDVWGTPAVDGDLLYVTSFEVHALDVGSGRRQFKTRDVAWAMAVSGGRIHASDGPTLYALDGTDGTDRWRLSTEAWVYSLQAEHGTVLTGTRGGGVQAWEASNGEKLWELSGAQTDFETPESGPALHGDTVYVWKDARLFALDARTGAERWSYPVGDAAACGGVPVRVTSADDGCVYIAAGTRVLSIDRTSGRVHWHFEAPAVFLSAPAFAPGPAVAGGGVYLADYLGTVYAIDSTTGNDRWRIATESRQSLHPLLVAQGNVHVGSGSALYTLDAVTGTPKWRFAAGGEVVGAPVVADGRIHFGSADHCLYTLDAVGGQLRWKLATGGEITGSPVVRSGVVYACSKDRCVYALDAVKGTGTGRSS
- a CDS encoding TetR family transcriptional regulator yields the protein MTGQVRTVDGRVAGRRGQATRQKLLDCLSEMLSSSPYRDVKVIDVARKAGTSPATFYQYFPDVEGAVLEIAEEMAKEGAGLTELVSGRSWSGKAGWQTAEELVEGFLDFWRRHDAILRVVDLGAAEGDKRFYKIRMKILNSVTNSLTESVKELQAKGRVDKDVSPAAMAGSLVAMLAAVAAHQKGFQTWGVKQAELRPNLALLVHLGITGKKPTK